One window of the Hippoglossus hippoglossus isolate fHipHip1 chromosome 9, fHipHip1.pri, whole genome shotgun sequence genome contains the following:
- the LOC117768523 gene encoding LHFPL tetraspan subfamily member 2a protein-like, with amino-acid sequence MCHVIVTCRSMLWTLLSILVAFAELIAFMSPDWLLGFPRSDSSVSGAGVESGEYRPSLGLYSRCLHVGALGVGVSCGPYAGTFGEVASGFWKAAMLFLAAGTLVLGCVACISIFSLCFQSILKKSIFNICGLLQAIAGLLLMVGLMLYPAGWGSEKVISYCGPEASPFRPSLCSLGWAFYAAIGGTLATFLCSVLSAQAEIATSSDKVQEEIEEGKSLICLL; translated from the exons ATGTGCCATGTCATTGTAACGTGCCGCTCCATGCTCTGGACACTGCTCAGCATTCTGGTGGCCTTTGCTGAGCTCATCGCCTTCATGAgtcctgattggctgctgggATTCCCCCGCTCGGACTCCAGTGTGAGTGGTGCGGGAGTGGAGTCTGGGGAGTACCGGCCGTCGCTCGGCCTCTACAGCCGCTGCCTGCACGTCGGGGCGCTGGGAGTAGGGGTGAGCTGTGGGCCGTACGCCGGGACGTTCGGGGAAGTGGCCAGTGGCTTCTGGAAGGCTGCCATGTTGTTTCTGGCTGCAGGGACGTTGGTGCTGGGCTGCGTGGCCTGTATCTCCATCTTCAGCTTGTGCTTTCAGAGCATCCTGAAGAAGAGCATATTCAACATCTGTGGGCTGCTCCAGGCTATCGCAG gCCTGCTGCTGATGGTGGGCCTCATGCTGTACCCTGCCGGTTGGGGTTCAGAGAAGGTCATCAGCTACTGTGGCCCCGAGGCCTCGCCCTTCAGGCCGTCTCTGTGCTCGCTCGGCTGGGCGTTCTACGCGGCGATAGGAGGAACGCTGGCGACCTTCCTGTGCTCTGTTCTGTCCGCGCAGGCTGAGATCGCCACCTCCAGCGATAAGGTTCAGGAGGAGATCGAGGAGGGGAAGAGTCTGATATGCCTGCTCTGA
- the mrps36 gene encoding 28S ribosomal protein S36, mitochondrial, translating to MGSKVSSKMAAPAARVIQAVRPRAPLIKFPSRQGVPKPNAQEAIKTSAVNLPQHSAGSAHSAPVPPSLSRPHVPLTPIPGTPDTLASIQLFPARYRRRPVAADEMDYIQRGGPE from the exons ATGGGAAGCAAAGTCAGCTCCAAAATGGCTGCCCCGGCCGCTCGAGTGATCCAG GCTGTTCGGCCTCGTGCTCCACTGATCAAGTTCCCCAGCAGACAAGGGGTCCCAAAACCCAACG CCCAAGAGGCAATAAAGACATCAGCCGTTAACCTTCCCCAACACAGCGCTGGCAGCGCACATTCAGCCCCAGTCCCGCCTTCACTATCAAGACCTCACGTACCTTTGACCCCGATCCCTGGCACGCCAGACACACTGGCCTCTATTCAGCTCTTCCCTGCGAGGTACCGGAGGAGACCGGTGGCCGCGGATGAAATGGACTACATCCAG CGCGGCGGACCTGAGTGA
- the LOC117768519 gene encoding betaine--homocysteine S-methyltransferase 1, protein MAPAKKGILERLDAGEVVIGDGGFVFALEKRGYVKAGPWTPEAAAEHPEAVRQLHREFLRAGANVMQTFTFYASDDKLENRGNKLTFTGAQINEAACDLAREVANEGDALVAGGVCQTPSYLSCKSETDVKSILKKQLDVFIKKDVDFLIAEYFEHVEEAVWAVEVLKATGKPVAASMCIGPEGDMHGVSPGDCAVRLVKAGAQIVGVNCHFDPMTCVKAVKMMKEGVEKAGLKAHYMVQPLAYHTPDCSCQGFIDLPEFPFGLEPRILSRWDMHQYAREAYNAGIFFIGGCCGFEPYHIRAVAEELAPERGFLPAASEKHGNWGAGLEMHTKPWVRARARRDYWENLKPASGRPLCPSMSAPDGWGVTKGHTDLMQQKEATSEDQLKELFDRSKTH, encoded by the exons ATGGCACCAGCAAAGAAG GGAATCTTGGAGCGTCTTGACGCTGGGGAGGTCGTGATCGGCGATGGTGGTTTCGTCTTTGCCCTGGAGAAGAGGGGATATGTGAAGGCCGGTCCCTGGACCCCTGAAGCCGCTGCAGAGCACCCTGAAGCAG TGAGACAGCTGCACAGGGAGTTCCTCAGGGCCGGGGCCAACGTTATGCAGACCTTCACCTTCTATGCCAGTGACGACAAACTGGAGAACAGGGGCAACAAGCTCACCTTCACT GGAGCTCAGATCAACGAGGCCGCCTGCGATTTGGCCCGTGAGGTCGCCAACGAGGGTGATGCTCTGGTTGCCGGAGGAGTATGTCAGACTCCGTCCTACCTGAGCTGCAAGAGTGAGACCGATGTGAAGTCCATCTTGAAGAAACAGCTGGATGTGTTCATCAAGAAGGACGTGGACTTCCTGATCGCTGAG TACTTTGAGCACGTTGAAGAGGCCGTGTGGGCTGTGGAGGTGCTGAAGGCGACAGGGAAGCCTGTGGCTGCTTCTATGTGCATCGGACCAGAGGGAGACATGCACGGTGTCTCACCTGGAGATTGTGCTGTCAGGCTGGTCAAAGCCG GTGCCCAGATCGTTGGAGTCAACTGCCACTTTGACCCCATGACCTGCGTGAAGGCTGTCAAGATGATGAAGGAGGGAGTGGAGAAGGCTGGGCTGAAGGCGCATTACATGGTGCAGCCCCTCGCATACCACACCCCCGACTGCAGCTGTCAGGGATTCATCGATCTGCCAGAGTTCCCCTTCG GTCTGGAGCCCAGAATTCTGAGCCGCTGGGACATGCACCAATACGCCAGAGAGGCCTACAACGCAGGCATTTTCTTCATTGGTGGCTGCTGTGGATTCGAGCCTTACCACATCAGGGCTGTGGCAGAGGAGCTGGCCCCTGAGAGAGGCTTCCTCCCAGCTGCATCAGAGAAACACGGAAACTGGGGAGCTGGTCTGGAGATGCACACCAAGCCCTGGGTCAGAGCCAG AGCCCGCCGTGACTACTGGGAGAACCTGAAGCCAGCCTCCGGCCGGCCCCTGTGTCCCTCCATGTCTGCCCCTGATGGCTGGGGTGTTACCAAGGGCCACACTGATCTCATGCAACAGAAAGAGGCCACCTCTGAGGACCAACTCAAAGAGCTGTTCGACAGGTCAAAGACCCACTGA
- the LOC117768517 gene encoding betaine--homocysteine S-methyltransferase 1-like: MAPVKKGIIERLNAGEVVIGDGGFVFALEKRGYVKAGPWTPEATVTHPEAVRQLHREFLRAGSNVMQAFTFYASDDKLENRGQTLSITGVQVNEAACDLAREVANEGDALVAGGVCQTPSYLSCKSETEVKGIFKKQLEVFAKKNVDFLIAEYFEHVEEAEWAVQVLKTSGKPVAASLCIGPEGDMHGISPGDCAVRLVKAGAQIVGVNCHFDPMTCVKAVKLMKEGVEKAGLKAHYMVQPLAFHTPDCNCQGFIDLPEFPFALEPRILTRWDMHKYAREAYKAGIRFIGGCCGYEPYHIRAVAEELAVERGVMPPGSDKHGMWGAGLEMHTKPWVRARSRRDYWENLLPASGRPTCASLSTPESWGVTKGHTDLLQHKEATSTQEMKHVLEKQKKAKSSA; this comes from the exons ATGGCACCTGTTAAGAAG GGTATCATTGAACGTCTGAATGCCGGGGAGGTGGTGATCGGCGATGGAGgctttgtgtttgcattggAGAAGAGGGGATATGTGAAGGCTGGGCCCTGGACTCCTGAAGCCACTGTCACTCATCCTGAAGCGG tGCGACAGCTGCACAGGGAGTTCCTCAGGGCAGGATCCAATGTCATGCAGGCATTTACGTTCTACGCCAGTGATGACAAACTGGAGAACAGGGGTCAGACACTCAGTATCACT GGAGTACAAGTCAACGAGGCCGCCTGTGACCTGGCAAGGGAGGTGGCCAACGAGGGCGATGCTCTGGTTGCTGGTGGAGTGTGTCAGACTCCATCCTACCTGAGCTGCAAGAGTGAGACAGAAGTGAAGGGCATCTTCAAGAAACAGCTGGAAGTGTTCGCAAAGAAGAACGTGGACTTCCTTATTGCTGAG TACTTTGAGCACGTTGAGGAGGCGGAGTGGGCCGTGCAGGTGCTGAAGACCAGCGGGAAGCCTGTGGCTGCTTCTCTGTGCATCGGGCCGGAGGGAGACATGCACGGCATCTCACCCGGAGACTGTGCCGTCAGGCTGGTGAAGGCCG GTGCCCAGATCGTTGGAGTCAACTGCCACTttgaccccatgacctgtgtGAAGGCTGTGAAGTTGATGAAGGAGGGAGTGGAGAAGGCCGGGCTGAAGGCTCACTACATGGTGCAGCCACTTGCCTTCCACACTCCCGACTGCAACTGTCAGGGATTCATCGACCTACCAGAATTCCCCTTTG CCCTGGAGCCCAGGATCCTGACCCGCTGGGACATGCACAAGTACGCCAGAGAGGCCTACAAGGCTGGTATCAGGTTCATTGGCGGCTGCTGTGGGTATGAGCCTTACCACATTAGAGCTGTGGCAGAGGAGCTGGCCGTTGAGAGAGGGGTGATGCCCCCCGGCTCAGACAAACATGGAATGTGGGGCGCTGGTCTGGAGATGCACACCAAACCCTGGGTCAGAGCCAG GTCCCGCCGTGACTACTGGGAGAATCTCTTGCCCGCATCCGGTCGTCCCACTTGCGCGTCCCTGTCCACACCAGAGAGCTGGGGTGTGACCAAGGGCcacactgacctgctgcagcacaaagaggcCACCAGCACCCAGGAGATGAAGCATGTGCTGGAAAAGCAGAAGAAGGCCAAGTCCTCTGCATGA